DNA from Hyalangium minutum:
AGCCGCCGCCCACGTACACCAGTGGCAGGGTGAAGACGTTGAGACCTCCGGTGTGGAAGAGCGGCGCATTGAGCAGCGCCACATCGTCCGCGGTGAGGCCCCAGCTCACCACGGTGTTGGCCGCGTTGGCGGTGATGGAGCCGTGGGTCAGGATGGCGGCCTTGGGCAACCCGGTGCTGCCGCCCGTGTAGCAGAGCACCCACGGGTCGCTCGCCTGCAGCTCGACGGGAGGCAGCGGCGTGTCCGGCAGGGCCTCCCGCGCGGAGAAGAGCACATCGCCCTCGGGCCGCTTCGGAGAGTCCACCAGCGGAACCACGTGGCGCACGCTGCGAGCGTGAGGCCGGACCGCCTCCACCTGCGACTGGAAGTCAGGGCCGTAGACGAGGACCCCGGGCTCCGCGTCCGCGAAGAGCCCCTTCAGCTCCTCGACGCTGAGGCGCCAGTTGAGCGGCTGGAGGATGGCGCCCAGCTTCGCGCAGGCAAAGATGAGGTCCAAGTACTCCACACAGTTCATCGCGAGCACCGCGATGCGGTCCCCCCGCCTCACGCCCAGCGTGTCGTGCAGCAGGCGGGCCGTGCGGTTGGCGGCCGCGTTCCACTCGCGGTAGGTGATGCGGCGGCCGTCGCGGAGGGCATCGATGAGCGCGACGCGGTCGGGCGAGAGCAGGGCCCTGCGCTCCAGCCAGTCATGGACGATGGGCATCATGGCAGAGGCTCAGATCTTCTCTCCACGGGACTTCCAGTACTCGTCACGCATGACGCGCTTGAGCGTCTTGCCCGCGGTGTTTCGAGGAAACTCGTCGCGGATGACCACCTCGCGCACCTGCTGGTAGCGGGCCTCGACGCGGGAGTTGACCCACTGCCGCAGCTCCTCGGCCGTGACCGCGCCGGGCTGGCGCAGGAGCACGGTGGCCAGCGGCGTCTCACCCCACTTCTCGTCGGGGACGCCGAACACCGCCGCCTCTTTCACCGCCGGGTGCTGGACGATGATCTCCTCGATGTCGCGCGGGTACACGTTCACCCCGCCGGAGATGATGAGATCCTTCATGCGGTCGACGAGGTAGAGGAAGCCGTCCTCGTCCGCGTAGCCCATGTCGCCGGTGTGCAGCCACCCATCCACGATGGCCTGGGCGGTAAGGTCCGGGCGCTTGTAGTAGCCGGGCATGAGCATGGGGCCACGGCCGACGATCTCGCCCACCTCGCCGGGCGGCAGATCCTTCCCGTTCTCGCCCACGATGCGCATCTCGAAGAAGGCGGGCGGCGCGCCCACCGAGGTGGGCTTGCGCGCGTACTGCTCCTTGTCGAGCACGGTCATGAAGCCCTCGGTCAGACCGTACAGCTCGGTGAAGACGCCGGGCACTCGGCGGGTGAGCGCCTCGCGGTGCTCCTTGTGAAAGGGAGCGCCCACGGTGCCCAGCATCTGCAGGGCGGGCAGGTTCTGCGCCGTGAAGCCGGGCAGGCCCATCATGGCGATGATCTGCGAGGGCACCATGTACGTGTGCGTCACCCGCTCCTGCTGGAACGCGCGCAGCGCCAGTTCGGGATCGAAGTGGTCCAGCAGGACGTAGGTGGCGCCCAGGTACATCCAGGGCATGAGGGTGAGGAAGGAGCCGTTGAAGACGATGGAGCCCGCGTGCATCACCACGCTCTCGGGAGTCATGCGCCACTCCGAGGCGAAAATGGTGCAGTAGGCGGCTCTGATGGCGTGGGTGTGGACGATGCCCTTGGGCAAGCCGGTGGTGCCACTGCTGTAGATGATGTTGTACGGATCCTCACCGGAGAGCGGGATGTACGGGGGCTCGCGGTCGCTCGCGCCGGTGGTCAGCTCGCCGTACGAGCGGTAGCCCGGAACGCCCTGCGCATCCACCAGCACGTAGCGATCCGGCTTCATCGCGGGCAGCTCGGCACGGACAGGATCCAGGTGCTCGACAAAGGCCCGGTGGGTGAAGACCAGGTCCGTGTCCGAGTCATTGAGGAGCGAGGTGATGCCCCGCCCGCGCAGCAGGGGGCTCAAGGGCACCACCACCGCGCCGATGCGAGCGGCCGCCCAGTAGATGTCGAGCAGCTCCAGGGTATTGGGCAGCAGGGTGGCGATCTTGTCGCCCTTCTGGATACCGATGCCGAGCAGGGCATTGGCAAGCCGGTTCACCCGTTGGTGGAGCTGGCGCCAGGTGAGCCGTTGATCCTGGAAGACCACGGCGAGGTGGTCGGGACGGGTGCGGGCGTGCCGCGACAGCAGCGAGCCGATGTGCATGGGGGCCTTCACCTCGAAGCGGGGATGCGAACCTCAACCATTCTCATACGAGCGGGCTGCGGGATGTACATGCCTCAAGCCGCAGGCCGGTCCTGCGAAGCACCCACTCCGGCCTCGGGCGCCACCGCCGCGTCCTCCGTGAGCTTCTCGCGGAAGGTCTCCGCGGAGAAGTACACGGCGACGAGCGTGAGGGCCGCGAGCCCGATGAGGTAGCCCGACACGGGCCAAGACGCGTTGTACTTCTTGAGCAGACCGGTAGCGATGATGGGAGACAGGCCGCCGGCGAACACGGAAGCAATCTGGTACCCGAGCGACGCCCCGCTGTAGCGCACGCGGGTGCCGAACAGCTCGGAGAAGAAGCTGGCCTGGGGGCCGTACATGGCCGCGTGGGCAATCATGCCCAGCGAGATGGCCAGCCAGATGAGCCCCACCTCCTTGGTGTCGAGCAGCCAGAAGAAGGGGAACGCCATCAAGGCCGAGGCGAACGCACCCGCCAGATAGACCGGCCGGCGGCCGAAGCGGTCCGAAGCGGCGCCGAACGCGGGGATGGCCACCAGGTGAACGGCGCAGGCCACGAGCACGCCATTGAGGATGACGAGCCGGGGCAGCTGGAGCCGCTCGGTGCCGTAGGTGAGAACGAAGGTGGTGATGACGTAGAAGAAGCCGTTCTCCGCCATGCGGGCCCCCATGGCCAGGAAGACCTGCCGCGGGTACTTGCGCAGGGCCTCCAGCGCGGGGATGCCGGGCACGTGGGCCTCCTGCTTGCGCTTCTCGAAGACGGGAGACTCGGCCACGCTGAGCCGGATGAACACTCCGGTGCCGATGAGCAAAGCGCTGAGGAGGAACGGGACGCGCCAGCCCCACGAGAGGAAGGCTGCATCGTCCATGCGCGAGAAGAGCGCGAACACGAAGTTGGCCACCAGCATGCCCGCGGGAGCCCCCATCTGGGGCCAGCTCCCGTAGAAGCCGCGCCGGTTCGCGGGAGCGTGCTCCACGGCCATCAGCACCGCCCCACCCCACTCCCCGCCCAGACCAAAGCCCTGCAGGATCCGCAGAAAGACGAGCAGCGCGGGTGCCCAGACACCGATGGTCTCGTAGGTCGGCAGCAACCCCACGGCGAAGGTCGCAGCGCCCATGATCATGAGCGTGGCGCTCAGCATCGTCTTGCGGCCGAGCTTGTCCCCGTAGTGCCCGAAGACCACGCCACCCAGAGGCCGGGCGAGAAAGCCCACGGCATAGGTGGCGAACGCGGCCATGGTCCCCGTCAGCGGATCGAACGACGGGAAGAACAGCTTGTTGAACACCAGCGCGGCCGCTGTCCCGTAGAGGAAGAAGTCGTACCACTCGATGGCCGTGCCGATGAAGCTGGCGACGGCCACCTTGAGGATGGACGTATTCGAGTGCTGCGCCATGAGCTTCCCTCCGGGTGGAACAGCGTCCCTGCGTTACGTCCGCTTCGCTCCCCGCTACAGCACCAAGCGCAGGGTGGCGAAGTAGGATGCGTCAGTCTCGTGCTCGACGTTGGTCTGCTCTTTGTTGTAGCGCGCGTAGCGAGCACCGAGCGCCACCTGATCCGTCAGCCACCACGTGCCACCGATGTTGAGGTACGTCTGCACGGTGCGGGTAATGGGCTCGCTGGCGGGGGTTTCGCCAATGGGGGCCACGAAGTTGGGCGAGCGATCCGACACGCGGGCCAGCTCGAAGCCCACGCCTGAGCGGCCCTGCACGTTCACGTCCAGGCCCGCAGAGAAGGTGTTGGCGAGGAAGCGCGTGGACAGCAGCTGGTCGCCGAAGCCTGGAGTGCTGTTCGTCACGTCATTCTGTACCCGCGCGTAGTTGACGAACGGGGTGATGAGCAACGGCACGCCCAGGTTGGCCTTCAGCTTGAACAGCAGGTTGCCGCGCACGTTGTAGCCCTTGATGCGCGGGTCGGTGCGGGCGTTGGTCTGGTAGTTCACGTTGAACGACTGGACCATCGTCTTCGCCTCGAACAGCTCGTGCGTGTACGTGAGCGACGGGCTGAGCATCACGAAGTGCAGGTCGTCATCGGGCTGGCCGATGCGGAAGTTGCCCAGGGGCCGCTCCCAGAGGCGGCTGCCGCCACCGAAGGTGCCACCCACCTGGAAGGACGACGAGGTGCTCAGCGGGTTGGCGGCCGTGAGGTTGAAGCCCGCGCGCAGCCCGCGCCACTCGTAGCCCGCCTGGACGCCCTGGCCACGGTTGAAGCCGCTGTAGAGCAGCGGGTCGCGCGTGTACTTGTCCGCCAGCAGCACGTCCGCGATGTGGGTGGAGATGAAGTCCACGCTGGCGGGATCCAGGACGATGCCCGCGTCGACGGTGGCGTTCCAGCGCTGCAGGCGAACGTACTGGTCGCGGACACTGAGCGAGGCAGTACCCTCCCAGATGCCGGAGCCGTGCGCGCGAATGTTGCGCTCGAACTCGCTGCGGAAGGACACGTAGGGCCCCAGCTTGCCCTCGAAGCCGAAGCGCGTGAGCGCGATGGTCGTCGTGCGGCTCTCGCGGTTCTTGTTGAGCGTCTGGATGAGCTGCTCCACGTGCACGCCGCCCGCCACAACCAGGATGGGCTTGGCGTAGAACGTGTCGTCCCCCACCGCGAGGCGCGGGCGGGTGGCCGGCGGAGGAGGGGGCGTCAGCAGCTCCGACTTCCCGGCCTGCTGCGTACCCGTGGGGCTCTGCTCGGCGGGAGCGGCAGGAGCGGCCGTCTGGCCGGAGCCCTCGGGAGCGGCCTCCTTCGCCTGTGAGGCAGCGCGCTCGGTCTCAGCGCCCGTCGAAGCCGAGGAAGGTGCTGCCGGAGCCGCATCCGCAGGAGCCGCACCCGCTGCCTGCGCCCACGCGGAAGAAGTCCACAGAGCCACCACACACAACGCGAAGAGACGCTTCATGGAATCAAGCCTGCAGATGAGGGGAAGGAGGTCGAGCCGGGCCCTGGCTCCCTCGTGAGGCGAGAGCCGGGCCCTTCTCTGGGGAAAACGGGAGCTACTGCGCGAGGTACTGGATCGCCAGGCTCATACCCGCCTCGGAGCGCATGGAGCCGAAGTGGTTGGCGATGAAGCCCTTATTGAAGTAGCCGCTGGTGTCGTAGTCGTTGAGCGTCGTGAGCTTGTTCGTCACGCAGCCGTCCATGTCCATGCGCGAGGCCGCCTCGGAGACGTAGAAGTCCTGGTAGTTGGTCCCCTTCTCCTTATCCGTCATGGTGATGGTGTAGTACTTCACCACGTTACCCTCGCACTGGCCCGTCTTGCCGAAGGCGTAGTCGCCATCCGCGCACGGCGTGGCAAACAGATCGCGCGGCCCGTTCAGCGGCTTGTGGAAGTACGTCTGCACGTAGTTGGAGCGGCTGCCCATCTCGCACACGATGGTGCCCCGCATCGTCTTGTTGTTGCCGCACAGCGCGCTCGGCGGATCATACGTGGACACGCCGTGGTTGGCGCCCGAGCCCAGGATGACGTGGCTCACGTGCGGGAAGGGGTTGATGGCGTCCGCCTTGCCCTGGGCGTACTCCACGTACAGGCGGCGCAGCGCATCGCGCACCACCGTGACGCCCAGCGAGTGACCGACGAGGGCCACCTTGCGGTTCGGGTTGTTCTTCATCACCGCCTTGACCAGTCCCTGGAGGATCGGGGTGGACCAACCGTGGTCGATGTTGCCCGCGGTATTCTGCGTGGTGTTGTTGGCCGCCGGGTCGATGTTGGTGACGATGTCCGTGCGGAAGTCCACGGCGATGACGCGGTAGCGCGCCGCGATCAGCTTCTCCGCCAACTGCAGACGCTCGGTGGAGTCCGCGGTGAACTGCACGTTCTCAGTGGCCGTGGAGGGCGGGATGCCCGGCGGCAGGAGGAACTTCTCCCAGGTGTGCGGCCGCGTGGAGTTACCGTGCACCAGGATGACGATGGGCTTGGAGGTGTCCTCGTTCGGCTGGGTGTACTCCTTGGCCGCGCAGGGATAGCCGGGGATGTTGGCCTTGTCGCCGTCGATGAAGTTCTTGGCGGCGTTCGGCCCACCGAAGGCCGTAGCGCCCGTCCACTTGCCGTCGTTGTTGCCGTCCACGTACGGCGTGGTACCGGCCTTGTTGGCCTTGTCGTAGTAGAGGTTGTCGGTGAAGCAGCCCGGGTGGTTCGTCAGCGGGCGGTAGCGGCCGTCGTACTCCAGGTAATTCGCCTGGGTCTGGCCCGCCGTGGTGGTGATCTCCGCCATCTCCGGCGCGTCCGTGATGGGCCAGTTGGCGATGTCGATCCCGGCGGCCTGCACCTCGGCGATCTTCTGCTGGATGCGATCGCGACAGGCGACCACTTCCTCCGGAGTGGGGATGTCAGTTCCTCCCTGCTGGGACTCGCAGGCCCCCGCGAGCAATCCAAGGACCGCCACTGCGAAACGTCCACCCTTGCGAAGTGCCGCCATCCGTTGCTCCTTTGCTGTTGTCCGCCACCGGCCAAGTACCAAGAAGACTCACGCGGGAGCAAATAAAGTTGAAAGGTGATTCACCTTTGCAGTGCGTCATACGGGCGAAGTTGATTCCTGATTCAGCTTTGTCTCGCACTGCGTCATGAATCCCTTCGTTGAGCTGGCCCTCGGCGCCGTGAGTAAATCCGGTTTGTCTGGCCTCGAAGGGAAGGGTGCATGAAGCGCCACAAGCCGAAGCAGCACGTGTCCTTGACCGAGGTGGCCACGCTGCACAAGCGTGCCTCGCGGATGAAGCGGCAGGGCGAGGCGCATGAGTCGCTGGAGCTGCTGGACGAGGCGCTCGAGGCGTGCCCCGCGTACGTCCCCGCGCTGCTGTTGGCGGGCCGGCGGCTGCAGACGAGCGGCGCCCGTGAGCCCGCGGAGGCGCGCGCGGCGATGCACAAGGCGCGCAGGTACCTGCAACAGGCCGTGCTGGCGTCAGACCGCTCCGCCGCGTCGCTGGTGGAGCTGGGCTACTTCCTCTACGCGGTGGAGGGCTCGACGGAGGCGTCCGAGCGCTACCTGAACGCGGGCGTGGAGAAGGCCCTGAGCGTGCTGGAGGATGGCTGGAGCGGGCTCATCGACGTGCTGTATGCCCAGGGGCGGCTGGAGGAGGCGGCGAAGCTGGGACAGCGCGCGCAGCAGATGCTCCCCGGCTCGGTGCGCATCGCCACCGCGCTCACGCCCGTGCTGGCGGCGCTCTCCTCGCCCAAGCAGGAGCCCGAGCGGCCCCTGGGGCGCCGCAGATCATTCGAGTAGCGCCTGGGCCTTCGGATCCTTCGCGCCCGCCGCGCTCTCCTCGTAGTCCAGGTCGCGGTGGAACGTCTCATCCAGGCGCGTGAGCGCCACGAGGGCCAGTCCAAAGCAGAGGGCACCGAAGGTCATCGCCGCGCTCGCGACGGAGATGTGGTTCTTCAGCTCATTGAACCCGAAGACGACGAGGGCCGCCGAGCCTCGCACGAAGTTGGGCACGGTCGTCGCCACGGTGCCGCGGATGTTGGTGCCGAACTGCTCGGCCGCCATGGTGACGAGCACCGCCCAGTAGCCCACCGTGATTCCAATGCAGAAGCTCAGGACATAGATGAACGTGCTCGTGAGCCCCGGGACGAACCCGTACACCAGCACCAGGCAGAAGCCGACGATGAGGTTCGCGGCCACCGCCCGCTTGCGGCTCTTGAGCCACTGGCTGACCAGACCCGACAGCAAGTCTCCAATGGTCAGGCCGATCGAGCCGTAGAGGATGGCATTGCCGGCCGTCACCGTCCCCTGGACGTTCAGGCCCTTGGTCAGCTCGGGGGCAAACGTGAAGAGCACTCCGGTGGTGAAGTAGATGGGCACCCCCATCAGGATGCACCAGATGTACTTGGGGAGCCGTCCGCCCTGCAGCAGCAGCAGGGGATTGGCGCTGGAGGGGTGAGTCTTCTTGGCGAAGAGCTCGGACTCCGAGACCTTGAAGCGCGCGAACAGGAGCGCCAGCCCCATCACGCCACCGGTGAAATAGCCCGTCTTCCAGTGCAGGCGCTGGCCCACGAAGGACGCGGCGACGATGCCCAGCATGCCCAGCGTCGCCACCACCGTGGTGCCCAGGCCGCGCTTGTCCTTGGGCAGGGACTCCGCCACCAGCGTGATGGCCGCGCCCAGCTCGCCCGCCAGGCCCACGCCGCCCAGGAAGCGGCACGCCGCGTAGCTCGTCACATCCCACGCGAAGGCATTGGCGAGGTTGGAGAACGAGTACAGGAGGATGGAGCCGAACATCACCGACAGGCGGCCCTTCTTGTCGGCGATCACGCCCCAGATGAGGCCGCCGACCATCATCCCCACCATCTGGCAGTTGTAGATGAAGGCGCCCTTGTTGGTGATCTCCGCGTCGGAGAGCCCCAGCTCCCTGAGCGAGGAGACGCGCAGCACGCCAAACAGGGTGATGTCGAAGAGATCGACGAAGTAACCGAGGCCGGCAACGAGCACCGTCAGGGTCAGGACCGAGCGCAGATCACGCAGGAATTTCATGGGGCGTTTCGCGGGGACTTCAGCAGCGGGTTGATATCATCGGCCTGAGGGTTCGTCCTAATCAGGGCACCAGGACCAGCTTGCCCACGGTGGTGCCCGACTCGATGGCGCGGTGGGCCTCGGCCACCTGATCGAGCGGGAACCGCGTCACCGGCGGCGCGGTCAGCTTGCCCTCCTCCAACCAGGCAAGCAGGCGCTGCATGGCCTCGGAGAGGATGCCGCGCTGCTCGAACAGATAGGAGAGGTTGAAGGCGAGCACGCTGGTGTTGTCGTTGGTGAGCGTGAGCGGGTTGTAGCGGGGAGTGCGCAGCCAGTCCCAGGCGAGCTTCAGCCAGTTCGGCCGGCCGCCCTGGCGCGGCATCATCGAGTGGAAGCCATAGATGACGAGCTTCCCGGGCGAGGCCAGGTGCGCGTAGCTCTGCCGGAGGGTGGCGACACCGTTGGCATCGAGCACGACGTCATAGCCTCGGGGTGAGGCCGCCTCCGCCGCCTTCCACAGGTCCTCGCGGGACTTGTCGATGA
Protein-coding regions in this window:
- a CDS encoding MFS transporter, with protein sequence MKFLRDLRSVLTLTVLVAGLGYFVDLFDITLFGVLRVSSLRELGLSDAEITNKGAFIYNCQMVGMMVGGLIWGVIADKKGRLSVMFGSILLYSFSNLANAFAWDVTSYAACRFLGGVGLAGELGAAITLVAESLPKDKRGLGTTVVATLGMLGIVAASFVGQRLHWKTGYFTGGVMGLALLFARFKVSESELFAKKTHPSSANPLLLLQGGRLPKYIWCILMGVPIYFTTGVLFTFAPELTKGLNVQGTVTAGNAILYGSIGLTIGDLLSGLVSQWLKSRKRAVAANLIVGFCLVLVYGFVPGLTSTFIYVLSFCIGITVGYWAVLVTMAAEQFGTNIRGTVATTVPNFVRGSAALVVFGFNELKNHISVASAAMTFGALCFGLALVALTRLDETFHRDLDYEESAAGAKDPKAQALLE
- a CDS encoding class I adenylate-forming enzyme family protein — encoded protein: MHIGSLLSRHARTRPDHLAVVFQDQRLTWRQLHQRVNRLANALLGIGIQKGDKIATLLPNTLELLDIYWAAARIGAVVVPLSPLLRGRGITSLLNDSDTDLVFTHRAFVEHLDPVRAELPAMKPDRYVLVDAQGVPGYRSYGELTTGASDREPPYIPLSGEDPYNIIYSSGTTGLPKGIVHTHAIRAAYCTIFASEWRMTPESVVMHAGSIVFNGSFLTLMPWMYLGATYVLLDHFDPELALRAFQQERVTHTYMVPSQIIAMMGLPGFTAQNLPALQMLGTVGAPFHKEHREALTRRVPGVFTELYGLTEGFMTVLDKEQYARKPTSVGAPPAFFEMRIVGENGKDLPPGEVGEIVGRGPMLMPGYYKRPDLTAQAIVDGWLHTGDMGYADEDGFLYLVDRMKDLIISGGVNVYPRDIEEIIVQHPAVKEAAVFGVPDEKWGETPLATVLLRQPGAVTAEELRQWVNSRVEARYQQVREVVIRDEFPRNTAGKTLKRVMRDEYWKSRGEKI
- a CDS encoding esterase/lipase family protein, with product MAALRKGGRFAVAVLGLLAGACESQQGGTDIPTPEEVVACRDRIQQKIAEVQAAGIDIANWPITDAPEMAEITTTAGQTQANYLEYDGRYRPLTNHPGCFTDNLYYDKANKAGTTPYVDGNNDGKWTGATAFGGPNAAKNFIDGDKANIPGYPCAAKEYTQPNEDTSKPIVILVHGNSTRPHTWEKFLLPPGIPPSTATENVQFTADSTERLQLAEKLIAARYRVIAVDFRTDIVTNIDPAANNTTQNTAGNIDHGWSTPILQGLVKAVMKNNPNRKVALVGHSLGVTVVRDALRRLYVEYAQGKADAINPFPHVSHVILGSGANHGVSTYDPPSALCGNNKTMRGTIVCEMGSRSNYVQTYFHKPLNGPRDLFATPCADGDYAFGKTGQCEGNVVKYYTITMTDKEKGTNYQDFYVSEAASRMDMDGCVTNKLTTLNDYDTSGYFNKGFIANHFGSMRSEAGMSLAIQYLAQ
- a CDS encoding MFS transporter produces the protein MAQHSNTSILKVAVASFIGTAIEWYDFFLYGTAAALVFNKLFFPSFDPLTGTMAAFATYAVGFLARPLGGVVFGHYGDKLGRKTMLSATLMIMGAATFAVGLLPTYETIGVWAPALLVFLRILQGFGLGGEWGGAVLMAVEHAPANRRGFYGSWPQMGAPAGMLVANFVFALFSRMDDAAFLSWGWRVPFLLSALLIGTGVFIRLSVAESPVFEKRKQEAHVPGIPALEALRKYPRQVFLAMGARMAENGFFYVITTFVLTYGTERLQLPRLVILNGVLVACAVHLVAIPAFGAASDRFGRRPVYLAGAFASALMAFPFFWLLDTKEVGLIWLAISLGMIAHAAMYGPQASFFSELFGTRVRYSGASLGYQIASVFAGGLSPIIATGLLKKYNASWPVSGYLIGLAALTLVAVYFSAETFREKLTEDAAVAPEAGVGASQDRPAA